The Caldicellulosiruptor changbaiensis genome has a segment encoding these proteins:
- a CDS encoding ABC transporter substrate-binding protein: MLRMKSKKLLRLLVLCFAICIAIVLSFGNTSGFSATGKKVIKIGVNDVLSGTGAQYGQRNLEGLRLAIDEVNQKGGINGAKIELLVFDNKFDKAEALNIATRLATKEKVLAIVGLSTSGSAKSASLAAEKYKVPLITGNAVAETVTVDERTGKTKKYVFRICFSSSIEGALISKFTISSLKLKNVAIVYNASNDYSKEVTKGFEEAFTKAGGKIVMKEAFSQGEQDFRSILTKIKAKKPQAIITPVYYDEAGLIIKQARELKINVPIIGGDALDDPKTVETAGREYCNNVYFVTFYSSQSPDKEVQDFVKKYKERYKVEPNSIAALGYVSGKFLIDAIKRANTISDREKLREALEKTTNYKSIAGTISIDSKHNGQHSGVVIEIQNGVMKFRGRITP; the protein is encoded by the coding sequence ATGTTGAGAATGAAAAGTAAAAAACTTTTGAGGTTATTGGTACTATGTTTTGCTATTTGTATTGCCATTGTGTTGAGCTTTGGTAATACATCTGGATTTTCAGCCACTGGTAAAAAGGTTATAAAGATTGGGGTGAATGATGTTTTATCAGGAACGGGTGCTCAATATGGTCAGAGAAACTTAGAAGGGTTGAGGTTAGCAATAGACGAGGTTAATCAAAAAGGCGGAATAAATGGAGCAAAGATTGAGCTTTTAGTGTTTGACAACAAGTTTGACAAGGCAGAAGCTTTGAATATTGCAACAAGGCTTGCAACAAAAGAGAAAGTATTAGCGATTGTTGGACTTAGCACCTCAGGTTCTGCAAAGTCTGCATCGTTGGCTGCCGAAAAGTACAAAGTACCACTTATTACAGGAAATGCTGTTGCAGAGACAGTAACAGTTGATGAGAGAACTGGCAAAACAAAGAAATATGTTTTCAGGATATGTTTTAGCTCCTCAATAGAAGGCGCGTTGATTTCTAAGTTTACTATTTCATCACTCAAACTCAAAAATGTTGCTATTGTGTACAATGCTTCGAACGACTATAGTAAAGAGGTTACCAAAGGGTTTGAAGAAGCGTTTACCAAAGCAGGTGGAAAGATTGTTATGAAAGAGGCATTTTCTCAGGGCGAACAAGACTTCAGAAGCATTCTCACAAAGATCAAGGCTAAAAAGCCTCAAGCAATTATCACGCCTGTATATTATGATGAGGCAGGTTTGATTATAAAGCAAGCGCGAGAACTTAAGATCAATGTACCTATAATCGGTGGCGATGCTTTGGATGACCCAAAGACAGTTGAAACAGCAGGTAGAGAATATTGTAACAATGTATATTTTGTAACATTTTACTCTTCTCAAAGTCCCGATAAAGAAGTGCAAGATTTTGTTAAAAAGTACAAAGAACGATATAAAGTTGAACCAAATAGCATAGCAGCTCTTGGCTATGTTTCTGGAAAATTTTTAATTGACGCTATTAAAAGGGCGAATACAATTTCGGATAGAGAAAAGTTAAGAGAGGCTCTTGAAAAGACTACTAATTATAAAAGTATCGCAGGTACAATTTCCATTGATAGTAAACACAATGGACAACACTCAGGAGTTGTGATTGAAATACAAAACGGTGTTATGAAGTTTAGGGGAAGGATTACGCCATAA
- the prdA gene encoding D-proline reductase (dithiol) proprotein PrdA, which translates to MAISHENIERYFEEPAVVCCLTEAGTIIGPENLEEPEILPELQSGGFLQLPSNVLKIKEVLGKRLKKTLQPLTPVTPDLIEEELSSACKVEKQNIVSAFNTSEHNSPIRVSIGEGKNITFEIPTSLLQFFPQQHQVEEKEKIKRVLTLREYEIKKVQWADRISIQDGVLMLKKDIVNEISSIDPIVKKVSIDVIEPDKRDIFTNTILDVIPIATKVEGKIGEGITNILKGVVVILTGVDEDGVQIHEFGSCEGILSQKIKFGRPGCPDEDDIIIRVDVVIERRTGMERRGPYAAHKVCDVFIQQIREVLKTKSASEASSIKELVEVDKKGRPRVVIVKEIMGQGAMHDNIILPNEPCGVLGGRCNVDLGNVPVVLSSNEVLDGAIHALTCVGPATKETTRHYIREPLVELLRADNDLNLVGVVFVGSPQANQEKLYVSERLGMLIEAMGVEGAIVTTEGFGNNHIDFAWHIEQIGKRGIPVVGVTFAGVQGSLIVGNKYMDAMVELNKNEEGIESEILAENTLCPEDARRALAMLKTKMSGGKILPPFSKWDPAVIEKNQSLVDRV; encoded by the coding sequence ATGGCAATCTCACATGAAAATATTGAAAGGTATTTTGAAGAACCAGCAGTTGTATGCTGCCTTACCGAGGCTGGAACTATTATCGGACCTGAAAATTTAGAAGAGCCAGAGATTTTACCTGAACTTCAATCAGGTGGATTTTTGCAACTTCCTTCAAATGTATTAAAAATAAAAGAAGTTTTGGGGAAGAGACTCAAAAAAACTCTTCAGCCGCTAACTCCAGTCACTCCTGATTTGATAGAAGAGGAGCTGTCATCCGCTTGTAAAGTTGAAAAACAAAATATTGTATCAGCATTTAATACAAGTGAACACAATTCTCCAATAAGAGTAAGTATTGGTGAGGGTAAGAACATTACGTTTGAAATACCTACTTCACTGCTGCAGTTTTTCCCGCAGCAACATCAGGTTGAAGAAAAAGAGAAAATTAAGAGAGTTTTAACATTGAGGGAATATGAGATTAAAAAAGTACAGTGGGCTGACAGAATCTCAATTCAAGATGGAGTATTGATGTTGAAAAAAGACATAGTAAATGAGATTTCCAGTATTGACCCTATTGTAAAAAAAGTAAGTATAGATGTTATTGAGCCTGACAAGAGGGATATCTTCACAAATACCATTTTAGATGTAATTCCAATTGCCACAAAGGTTGAAGGTAAAATTGGAGAAGGCATTACAAACATACTTAAAGGTGTGGTTGTAATCCTCACAGGAGTTGATGAAGATGGTGTTCAGATTCATGAATTTGGTTCATGTGAAGGGATTTTGAGCCAAAAGATAAAGTTTGGAAGACCAGGCTGCCCCGATGAGGATGATATCATTATTAGAGTAGATGTTGTTATTGAAAGAAGAACAGGTATGGAAAGAAGAGGACCATATGCAGCGCACAAGGTGTGTGATGTATTCATTCAACAAATTAGAGAAGTTCTCAAGACAAAAAGTGCCTCTGAGGCAAGTTCAATAAAAGAACTTGTTGAGGTTGACAAAAAGGGAAGACCGCGAGTAGTTATAGTCAAAGAGATAATGGGCCAGGGTGCTATGCATGACAACATTATACTTCCAAATGAGCCGTGTGGTGTTTTAGGTGGAAGATGCAATGTTGACTTAGGAAATGTTCCAGTTGTCCTTTCTTCAAATGAGGTTTTAGACGGCGCTATACATGCCTTGACATGTGTCGGACCAGCTACAAAAGAGACCACAAGACATTACATAAGAGAACCTTTGGTTGAGCTTTTGAGAGCTGATAATGATTTGAACCTTGTAGGTGTTGTGTTTGTTGGCAGTCCACAGGCAAATCAAGAAAAACTGTATGTCTCAGAACGTTTAGGAATGCTTATAGAAGCGATGGGAGTGGAGGGGGCAATTGTCACAACAGAAGGTTTTGGCAACAATCACATAGATTTTGCATGGCACATTGAGCAGATAGGAAAACGAGGTATCCCTGTTGTGGGAGTCACTTTTGCAGGTGTGCAGGGCTCACTAATTGTAGGCAACAAGTATATGGATGCAATGGTTGAACTTAATAAAAATGAAGAAGGGATTGAATCTGAAATTTTAGCAGAAAATACTCTTTGTCCTGAGGATGCAAGAAGAGCGCTGGCGATGCTTAAAACCAAAATGTCAGGAGGAAAGATACTTCCACCATTTAGCAAATGGGACCCGGCAGTTATTGAGAAAAACCAATCCTTAGTTGATAGGGTGTGA
- a CDS encoding tRNA 2-thiocytidine biosynthesis TtcA family protein, giving the protein MQHIFSKVRKAVEDFEMIEEGDKIAVGVSAGKDSLTMLYTLSFMRRFYPKKFDVVAITVDMGFEGMDFLPIKEFCDKIDVEFHLVPSQIKQIVFDIRKEENPCSLCANLRRGILNSTAKSLGCNKVALGHHLDDVVETFFLSLFFEGRIYCFSPKTYLDRTQITTIRPMIYLKEHDLRAAARKLELPVITNPCPANGKTNRQRMKEFVKSLKQFHPATKDLVFNAIKRNIWGLKD; this is encoded by the coding sequence ATGCAGCATATCTTTAGCAAGGTGAGAAAGGCTGTAGAAGATTTTGAAATGATAGAAGAAGGAGACAAGATTGCAGTTGGTGTTTCTGCCGGAAAAGATAGTCTCACTATGCTCTACACTTTGAGCTTCATGAGAAGATTTTACCCCAAAAAGTTTGATGTTGTTGCTATCACGGTTGATATGGGATTTGAGGGAATGGATTTTTTGCCAATCAAAGAATTTTGTGATAAAATAGATGTTGAATTTCATCTTGTGCCATCGCAAATAAAACAGATTGTGTTCGACATTAGAAAAGAAGAAAATCCTTGCTCGCTTTGTGCAAACCTTCGGCGTGGAATACTTAACTCAACAGCAAAAAGTCTTGGTTGCAACAAGGTTGCGCTCGGACATCACTTGGATGATGTGGTTGAAACATTTTTCCTGAGCCTATTTTTTGAAGGAAGAATCTACTGTTTTTCACCAAAGACATACCTTGACAGAACTCAAATTACAACTATAAGACCTATGATTTATTTAAAAGAACATGACTTGAGGGCTGCTGCAAGAAAGCTTGAGCTTCCCGTAATCACAAATCCATGCCCTGCAAATGGAAAAACTAACAGACAAAGAATGAAAGAGTTTGTAAAAAGCTTGAAACAGTTTCATCCCGCAACCAAGGATTTGGTCTTTAATGCTATAAAGAGAAATATATGGGGGTTAAAAGATTAA
- the prdC gene encoding proline reductase-associated electron transfer protein PrdC has product MEGIDMTFKVNISLKQYNGKNAIPVVEVGQKVKRGQTVAIPKEEGVYVHSSVTGKVTSISEDCIEILTDAVDDKEFLPLEITEKENLIDIVQKAGIVGMGGGGYPTYLKLKNKIKGGTVIANGVECEPILVHNITQMENNPELIYRGLIYVMSYLQASKGVIAIKKMNKKAIEAIEKVIDRENIEIKLIEDTYPAGEERALVAKICGVLLPPSEIPLAANCIVLNVETLSRIAEAVEMRKPLIERNLTLAGVFNDKKVVKALFDVPIGLSVKDLCKIKGYLLSEYDEILLGGPFMGEEGNQEFPITKKTNAVIVTPPISEKLKAKIGILVCACGAKETRLLQLVKKMGASLVGIEKCKNLVYANGKPRCKNPGNCPGQAEKVLRLKKLNAECLLISTCTNCTNTVVEIAEKMGLKVIHHTDHVLETLGYPLLRRIEV; this is encoded by the coding sequence CTGGAAGGGATTGATATGACTTTTAAAGTGAACATCTCTTTAAAGCAGTACAATGGGAAGAATGCAATTCCTGTTGTGGAAGTTGGACAAAAGGTTAAAAGAGGGCAGACAGTTGCGATTCCAAAAGAAGAAGGTGTGTATGTTCACTCAAGTGTAACAGGGAAGGTAACAAGTATTTCAGAAGACTGTATAGAGATTTTAACCGATGCAGTAGATGATAAGGAATTTTTACCACTTGAAATTACCGAGAAAGAGAACCTTATAGACATTGTCCAAAAAGCTGGGATTGTGGGGATGGGTGGTGGGGGTTATCCTACTTATCTGAAGCTTAAGAACAAAATAAAGGGCGGAACTGTAATTGCAAATGGTGTTGAGTGTGAACCTATTTTAGTTCACAACATTACCCAGATGGAGAATAACCCGGAGCTTATTTACCGCGGTCTTATATATGTGATGAGTTATCTCCAAGCTTCAAAAGGAGTTATTGCTATCAAAAAAATGAACAAAAAGGCAATAGAAGCAATTGAGAAAGTAATTGATAGGGAAAATATTGAAATAAAGCTAATAGAAGATACTTATCCAGCTGGGGAAGAAAGAGCTTTGGTTGCTAAAATATGTGGAGTTTTATTGCCTCCTTCTGAGATCCCTTTGGCTGCAAACTGTATTGTACTAAATGTTGAAACTCTCTCTCGGATTGCTGAAGCAGTTGAGATGAGGAAACCTCTTATTGAAAGGAACCTCACACTTGCTGGTGTATTTAATGATAAGAAGGTAGTAAAGGCGCTTTTTGATGTGCCTATAGGACTTTCAGTAAAAGACCTTTGTAAGATAAAAGGGTATTTGTTGTCAGAATATGATGAAATACTGCTGGGTGGACCTTTTATGGGTGAAGAAGGAAATCAAGAGTTTCCAATTACAAAGAAAACCAATGCGGTAATTGTCACACCTCCTATTTCAGAGAAGCTCAAAGCAAAAATAGGCATACTTGTTTGTGCATGTGGTGCAAAAGAGACAAGGCTTTTGCAGCTTGTAAAGAAAATGGGGGCAAGTTTGGTTGGTATAGAAAAGTGCAAAAATCTTGTATATGCCAATGGTAAGCCACGCTGCAAAAATCCTGGCAATTGTCCTGGCCAGGCTGAAAAGGTTTTAAGGCTTAAAAAGCTGAATGCTGAGTGTCTGCTTATTAGCACATGTACCAACTGTACAAATACAGTAGTAGAAATAGCAGAAAAAATGGGTTTGAAGGTTATTCATCATACTGACCACGTACTTGAAACCTTAGGCTATCCACTTTTGCGAAGGATAGAGGTATGA
- a CDS encoding aspartate aminotransferase family protein yields MIENVLPEIKTEVPGEKSKLLLQKRKELVSRGISNAIPIFVEEAKGALIKDVDGNIFLDFASGIGMQNAGHCDDEVVEAIKEQVGKYIHPCFHVAMYEPYINVAQKLVSIAPGKYEKKVLLTNSGAEAVENAIKLSRKYTKKRVILSAEGSFHGRTYFALTLTSKVKPYKHGFGPFIPDVYKIPYAYCYRCNHTYKYPECDLECIERIKKFIATEVSPEDIAAVIVEPIQGEGGIIVPPKRYLQELQNLCKENGFVFIVDEIQTGFGRTGYTFASEYFGLEPDLITVAKSIANGIPLSAVVGRKEILDAPDEGGVGGTYAGSPLACVAANVVIEKFARGEFLANAKRLGKIIEEKLERMFERYSVIGDVRGTAAMWGIEFVKDRNSKQPYPEFVKEVIKFSYQRGVIFISAGIYSNVLRLLPPLVMTQEQAEYGLNVLEEAIKYCLQNGL; encoded by the coding sequence ATGATTGAAAATGTTCTTCCAGAAATAAAAACTGAGGTTCCGGGTGAGAAATCAAAATTGCTCCTGCAAAAAAGAAAAGAGCTGGTGTCAAGAGGGATAAGTAATGCTATTCCCATATTTGTAGAAGAAGCAAAAGGTGCACTTATTAAAGATGTGGATGGCAACATTTTTTTAGATTTTGCAAGTGGGATTGGGATGCAAAATGCAGGTCATTGTGATGATGAGGTTGTTGAAGCAATAAAAGAGCAAGTTGGGAAATATATACATCCTTGTTTTCATGTTGCTATGTATGAGCCTTATATAAATGTTGCACAAAAACTTGTTTCAATTGCACCTGGAAAATACGAAAAAAAGGTGCTTCTAACAAATAGCGGAGCTGAAGCGGTTGAAAATGCTATTAAGCTTAGCAGAAAGTATACCAAAAAGAGAGTTATATTGTCTGCTGAAGGGTCTTTTCATGGGAGAACATACTTTGCACTCACACTTACAAGTAAAGTAAAACCATACAAGCATGGTTTTGGACCATTTATACCAGATGTCTATAAGATTCCATATGCCTATTGTTACAGATGCAATCATACATACAAGTATCCTGAATGTGATTTAGAGTGCATTGAAAGAATAAAAAAGTTCATAGCAACCGAAGTGTCGCCGGAGGATATTGCAGCAGTTATTGTTGAGCCAATTCAAGGAGAAGGTGGTATAATTGTTCCACCAAAGAGGTATCTTCAGGAACTTCAAAATCTTTGCAAAGAAAATGGTTTTGTGTTCATTGTAGATGAGATTCAAACAGGGTTTGGCAGAACTGGTTATACTTTTGCCAGTGAGTATTTTGGTTTAGAGCCCGACCTGATAACAGTTGCAAAGTCCATCGCAAATGGTATACCACTCAGTGCAGTAGTTGGCAGAAAAGAGATTTTGGATGCTCCTGATGAGGGAGGAGTAGGTGGGACATATGCAGGAAGTCCTTTAGCCTGTGTTGCGGCAAATGTAGTGATAGAAAAGTTTGCAAGGGGAGAGTTTTTAGCAAATGCTAAGAGATTAGGGAAAATTATAGAAGAAAAACTGGAGAGGATGTTTGAAAGGTATAGTGTGATTGGAGATGTTCGTGGAACTGCTGCAATGTGGGGAATTGAATTTGTAAAGGACAGAAATTCAAAACAGCCTTACCCTGAGTTTGTAAAAGAGGTTATAAAATTCTCCTACCAAAGAGGAGTGATTTTTATAAGCGCAGGTATATACAGCAATGTTTTGAGGCTTTTGCCACCACTTGTCATGACACAGGAGCAGGCAGAGTATGGCTTGAATGTCTTAGAAGAAGCAATAAAGTACTGTTTGCAAAATGGACTGTAA
- a CDS encoding CBO2463/CBO2479 domain-containing protein: MREIDVYSLPINLIKGKIVDLSEGDVVIQFDSRLGMMRIPLRMLITEKYPQTGDEVELYMSYVMVNKQ; the protein is encoded by the coding sequence ATGAGAGAGATTGATGTATATAGCTTGCCTATAAACCTTATAAAAGGCAAAATTGTTGATCTTAGTGAAGGAGATGTTGTCATTCAGTTTGACAGTAGATTAGGAATGATGCGCATTCCACTTAGAATGCTGATAACAGAGAAATATCCTCAAACAGGAGATGAGGTTGAGCTTTATATGAGTTATGTAATGGTAAATAAACAGTAA
- a CDS encoding phosphodiester glycosidase family protein produces MKKFLSFISFATILSFILSAFAKPYTEILRFKTAQQIAPRTYYEKYELLTDEGFVDINCIKLDLIDGGFNFDVLKSRVANTGDFVYNMVLSQIDKNPVAAINSNFFYTNTKTDYNKIWPIGISVSGGKILSSPNNKQNTFPAFVYTNSNEILFDYINGLSYKLVNLDSGYEFKIAHVNKFTGDLTYPILFTGDYVQKTIGNKYKGIVELIIKDGIIKDIREEEQAVALDKSEYLLAATGNYAKNLKANFKVGDKVSLKIDLPIPLEKIKAAASGNTFLLKDGKIPTFTHEIAGRHPRSAIGIDKTGRYLYLVAVDGRNGKSIGLSQGELASFLQSIGVWTAINLDGGYSTQLIAKDNDGNLKAFYSTGKTRKVFDSIAAFYKYRDDKIATFFIDCPDKVFAGEEYPIKVFAKDRFYNTITYDAVYLKVYQDAYEIDIKDGIFTPYKDGVVTISCVYEDVYQKAFAQKRISVYKPEILTTSKKQLYLLPGESAALRFYIKDKVGHFKEIDSRKVQAEENPAFEFKDGIFRAKSNFRGFVTFTYKDLKCSIPVGIGQTTQLLRSFDYLALSWPKGVSMFLSSKNKTQGKYSNKIYFSISSTKGKSFKLNFKTPVDLTNINKISFDLCAKNVKVYLGFKMLNGTQKEVEIAQSKSDNFKSYSLNVESYKTLDYIMLIPQKTQGYIWIDNLRGNIVNLPPVEAINQYVAKFDSKLAKWSVIFLTKSFENLPSDTKKKVESNLGSYLKCYNLEKDNPPYEKNEKFNIVFLRTKSGSILDFSFYQWIRIKNLSAEKKPLIVVLGIPFESLRQEEKDILIRLLKSRKAPSMIICTTSDYTRVERYDTLYIGYASSNDLLSKSSTKSVNLACDIEKGYIYLARGY; encoded by the coding sequence ATGAAAAAGTTTTTAAGCTTTATCTCTTTTGCGACAATTTTGTCCTTCATCCTATCAGCATTTGCAAAACCGTATACAGAAATTTTGAGATTTAAAACAGCACAGCAGATTGCTCCTCGCACGTATTATGAAAAGTATGAACTTTTGACAGATGAGGGTTTTGTGGACATAAATTGCATAAAGCTTGACCTTATAGATGGTGGATTTAACTTTGATGTGCTAAAGTCAAGGGTTGCAAACACTGGTGATTTTGTCTATAACATGGTTTTAAGCCAAATCGACAAAAACCCTGTTGCTGCAATAAATTCGAACTTCTTTTACACAAACACCAAGACAGACTACAACAAGATCTGGCCAATTGGAATTTCTGTATCAGGTGGCAAGATTCTGTCTTCGCCAAACAACAAGCAAAATACCTTCCCGGCCTTTGTGTACACAAACTCAAATGAAATTCTTTTTGACTATATAAATGGTCTTTCATACAAGCTTGTAAACTTAGATTCTGGTTATGAATTCAAGATTGCACATGTAAACAAGTTCACAGGCGATTTGACATACCCTATTTTGTTCACAGGCGACTATGTTCAAAAAACCATCGGAAACAAGTACAAGGGAATTGTGGAGCTTATCATAAAAGATGGCATCATCAAAGATATCAGAGAAGAAGAGCAGGCTGTTGCCTTGGACAAGAGCGAATATCTTTTGGCGGCAACAGGAAACTATGCAAAAAACCTGAAAGCAAACTTCAAAGTGGGCGACAAAGTAAGTTTAAAGATAGACCTTCCCATTCCACTTGAGAAAATAAAAGCTGCGGCATCTGGTAATACCTTCTTGTTAAAAGACGGCAAAATACCAACTTTTACTCATGAGATTGCAGGAAGGCATCCACGATCTGCAATTGGCATTGACAAAACCGGTCGATACCTCTATCTTGTTGCGGTTGACGGACGAAATGGAAAGAGCATTGGCCTCTCACAGGGTGAGCTTGCAAGTTTCTTGCAGTCAATTGGCGTGTGGACAGCCATAAACCTTGATGGCGGGTATTCCACACAACTTATTGCAAAGGACAATGATGGAAACCTCAAAGCCTTTTACAGCACTGGCAAAACCCGAAAGGTCTTTGACAGCATAGCAGCTTTTTACAAATACAGAGATGATAAAATTGCTACATTTTTTATAGACTGCCCTGACAAGGTCTTTGCAGGCGAAGAGTATCCCATAAAGGTTTTTGCAAAAGACAGGTTCTACAACACAATCACATATGATGCCGTATATTTGAAGGTATACCAAGATGCTTATGAGATAGACATAAAAGATGGCATCTTCACGCCTTACAAAGATGGTGTTGTTACAATATCTTGTGTGTATGAAGATGTGTACCAGAAAGCTTTTGCGCAAAAAAGGATTTCGGTGTACAAACCGGAGATTTTGACCACAAGCAAAAAGCAGCTTTATCTTTTGCCCGGTGAGTCTGCAGCGCTGAGGTTCTATATAAAAGATAAGGTTGGTCATTTTAAAGAGATAGATTCAAGAAAAGTTCAAGCAGAAGAAAATCCTGCTTTTGAGTTTAAAGATGGGATTTTTAGAGCAAAATCTAACTTTCGAGGCTTTGTAACATTTACCTACAAAGATTTAAAATGCAGTATACCTGTTGGGATAGGTCAAACTACACAGCTTCTAAGGTCGTTTGATTACCTTGCCTTGAGCTGGCCAAAAGGTGTTTCGATGTTTCTTTCATCAAAGAACAAGACACAGGGAAAATATTCAAACAAGATATATTTCAGTATCTCTTCAACAAAAGGCAAAAGCTTTAAGCTCAACTTTAAAACTCCTGTTGACCTTACAAATATAAATAAAATTTCATTTGACCTTTGCGCAAAAAATGTAAAAGTCTATCTTGGCTTTAAAATGCTAAATGGCACTCAAAAAGAGGTTGAAATAGCCCAGAGCAAAAGCGACAATTTCAAAAGCTATTCCTTGAATGTAGAGAGTTACAAAACCTTAGACTATATTATGCTTATTCCGCAAAAGACGCAAGGCTACATCTGGATTGACAATCTGAGGGGCAATATTGTAAATCTACCTCCTGTTGAAGCTATAAACCAGTATGTTGCAAAGTTCGATAGTAAGCTTGCAAAATGGTCTGTAATTTTCCTGACAAAGAGTTTTGAAAATCTGCCAAGTGACACCAAGAAAAAGGTAGAATCCAATCTTGGCAGCTATTTGAAATGTTACAATCTTGAAAAGGATAACCCACCATATGAAAAGAATGAAAAGTTCAACATAGTATTTTTAAGAACCAAAAGCGGTTCAATTTTGGACTTTTCGTTCTATCAGTGGATTAGGATTAAAAATCTATCAGCTGAGAAAAAACCGCTGATTGTTGTTTTGGGCATTCCCTTTGAAAGCCTCAGGCAAGAGGAAAAGGATATACTCATAAGACTTTTAAAATCAAGAAAAGCACCTTCAATGATTATCTGCACCACGAGCGATTACACCCGTGTAGAAAGATACGATACTCTTTACATCGGATATGCATCATCAAACGACTTGCTTTCAAAATCAAGTACGAAAAGTGTAAACCTTGCATGTGATATTGAAAAAGGGTATATTTACCTTGCAAGAGGGTATTAA
- the prdB gene encoding D-proline reductase (dithiol) protein PrdB, with amino-acid sequence MVTNWVIEGIRSEVYVPVVPEPVFTPLTKDLKDCVVALVTAAGVHLKSQKPFNLAGDFSYREIPGDTPSSELMVTHGGYDNTDVNKDINCMFPIDRLRELAQEGFIRGVAKIHIGFMGGGGNTQKFTEETGPAIARLLKETGVDAAVLTAGCGTCHRSAVIVQRAIEREGIPTVIIAALPPVAKHQGAPRIVAPKVPIGANAGEPNNVNMQKAILKDALLALKSINRFGEVIELPYEYRARI; translated from the coding sequence ATGGTAACAAACTGGGTAATAGAAGGAATTCGCTCAGAAGTTTATGTTCCAGTTGTACCAGAACCTGTATTTACACCGCTTACTAAAGATTTAAAAGACTGTGTTGTTGCACTGGTCACAGCTGCAGGTGTTCATCTGAAATCTCAAAAGCCTTTCAATTTAGCAGGGGATTTTAGTTACAGAGAGATTCCAGGTGATACGCCCTCCTCTGAGTTGATGGTGACACATGGGGGGTATGACAACACTGACGTAAACAAAGACATCAATTGTATGTTTCCAATTGACAGGTTAAGAGAACTAGCACAAGAAGGGTTTATAAGAGGTGTTGCGAAAATCCACATTGGTTTTATGGGTGGAGGAGGAAATACACAAAAGTTTACAGAAGAAACAGGACCTGCTATTGCAAGGCTATTAAAAGAAACAGGAGTAGACGCAGCTGTTTTGACAGCAGGGTGTGGAACTTGCCATAGGTCAGCAGTAATTGTCCAAAGAGCGATTGAAAGGGAAGGGATTCCGACAGTGATTATAGCAGCTTTGCCACCTGTTGCAAAACACCAAGGAGCGCCTCGAATTGTTGCACCAAAAGTCCCGATTGGCGCCAATGCTGGTGAACCTAATAATGTCAATATGCAAAAGGCAATTTTAAAAGATGCATTGCTTGCACTAAAGTCAATAAACAGGTTTGGTGAGGTTATAGAGCTTCCATATGAATACAGGGCGAGGATATAA